From the genome of Mixophyes fleayi isolate aMixFle1 chromosome 2, aMixFle1.hap1, whole genome shotgun sequence, one region includes:
- the LOC142139762 gene encoding odorant receptor 131-2-like, with the protein MVNSTQLDSNVTVYINKTSQRVTLFILMLPLFSIFLYFMAVILKAFFTVPHVRENPRYILFIHMLVNDLAFLAISFFLFTSSVYYLYMPLSVCYTIVSFSTCAFRITPYNLAVMSLERYAAICHPLRHAQLCTAQRSSAAIAIMWTVGLIPQLADFIAFCFFVEKRVFSVNIICYWGHLIVNEIQVVIKTLTIIISFAIVGLIIACTYLKVMLVALRIGSGTSAFKAGKTVLLHAFQLILCMLSLTSSYTDTYLTPYFLYMPILNFFLFMCLPRVISPLIYGIRDEVLGKHMTNVCSSVRFLK; encoded by the coding sequence ATGGTTAACTCTACCCAGCTCGACAGCAACGTGACTGTATACATCAATAAGACCTCACAAAGGGTGACTTTATTCATACTGATGCTCCCCTTGTTCAGCATCTTCTTGTACTTCATGGCTGTTATACTGAAAGCCTTCTTCACAGTTCCTCATGTCCGAGAGAACCCTCGCTATATACTGTTTATCCACATGCTTGTTAATGATCTAGCATTTCTAGCTATATCATTTTTTCTCTTTACCTCATCTGTGTACTATTTGTACATGCCTTTATCAGTCTGCTATACAATTGTCAGCTTCTCCACCTGTGCATTTAGGATTACTCCTTACAATTTGGCGGTCATGTCTTTGGAACGCTACGCAGCCATTTGCCACCCACTTAGACATGCACAGCTGTGCACAGCACAGAGATCTAGTGCTGCCATTGCAATCATGTGGACAGTGGGGCTCATTCCACAGCTTGCAGATTTTATTGCATTTTGCTTTTTTGTAGAAAAACGTGTCTTTTCAGTCAATATCATCTGTTATTGGGGACATTTAATTGTGAATGAAATACAAGTAGTCATAAAAACACTAACCATCATAATTAGCTTTGCCATCGTTGGACTGATAATTGCTTGCACATACCTGAAAGTTATGTTGGTCGCTCTGAGGATTGGTTCTGGGACATCTGCTTTTAAGGCTGGAAAAACTGTCTTGCTCCACGCGTTTCAGCTCATCTTATGTATGTTGTCTCTCACTTCTTCATATACTGACACATATTTAACACCATATTTTCTCTATATGCCAATACTTAATTTCTTCCTGTTTATGTGTCTTCCCAGAG